The following coding sequences lie in one Opisthocomus hoazin isolate bOpiHoa1 chromosome 7, bOpiHoa1.hap1, whole genome shotgun sequence genomic window:
- the ISM2 gene encoding isthmin-2: MPLVRGKVVLVLGCVLLTACLAAVRGLPVRTQRGSSPKERSPRLAEVSASSGARPAGDEGLPPSGRARGLRRSGQPGLRRHRRRGVAQQPARSPAVPQPSDAAREESLPFVLDLQSLPGLANVDLSAQNPNIQVTIEVVDDPQAEMEMDLLKETSNDWSLTSSEWLSHKDLFWPLFWEYTDPTEEEEDEEEDDNLDVGDREEEEEEEEEEEDYTAEYEEEEESMLSGVGGDWDQRWPGRKNWIFKEKYNYDYEDEEEWSPWSPCSITCGSGNQKRTRSCGYACTATESRTCDLSRCPGAEGEMVFPTEETPFKSDNTTELLNSEVDSCEKWLNCKSDFLTKYLSKVLTDLPSCPCSYPLEAVYSAVNLRDERQGKSFRWRDASGPKERLDIYKPTARFCLRSMLSLDSTTLAAQHCCYDEHARLITRGKGAGVPNLISTEFSPELHYKVDMLPWILCKGDWSRYHAVRPPNNGQRCADNPAEEEYLSQLQEAKEY, translated from the exons GTGTCTGCCTCGTCTGGTGCCCGTCCGGCGGGGGACGAGGGGCTGCCGCCATCGGGCAGGGCACGGGGGCTGAGGCGGAGTGGGCAGCCAGGCCTGCGTCGCCACAGGCGTCGCGGCGTGGCTCAGCAGCCTGCCCGGAGCCCAGCAGTGCCCCAGCCCAGTGACGCTGCCCGGGAGGAGAGCCTGCCCTTCGTGCTGGACCTGCAGAGCTTGCCGGGGCTGGCCAACGTGGACCTGAGCGCCCAGAACCCCAACATCCAG GTAACCATCGAAGTGGTGGATGATCCTCAGGCCGAGATGGAGATGGACTTGTTGAAGGAGACAAGCAATGACTGGTCCCTCACGTCCTCTGAGTGGTTGTCCCACAAGGACCTCTTCTGGCCCCTCTTCTGGGAATACACTGACCccactgaggaggaggaggatgaggaagaggatgacAACCTGgatgtcggggacagggaggaggaagaggaggaggaggaagaggaggaagattaCACAGCAGAatatgaagaggaggaggagtccATGCTCAGTGGAGTGGGAGGTGACTGGGACCAGCGGTGGCCTGGACGGAAGAACTggatctttaaagaaaaatataattatg ActatgaagatgaggaggagtgGAGCCCGTGGTCGCCTTGCAGCATCACCTGTGGCAGTGGCAACCAGAAGAGGACCCGGTCCTGTGGCTATGCCTGCACCGCGACGGAGTCAAGGACCTGCGACCTGTCGCGCTGCCCTG GAGCAGAGGGGGAAATGGTCTTCCCCACAGAGGAGACGCCTTTCAAGAGCGACAACACCACTGAGCTGCTCAACTCAG AGGTGGACAGCTGTGAGAAGTGGCTGAACTGCAAGAGCGACTTCCTCACCAAGTACCTGAGCAAGGTGCTGACGGACCTGCCCAGCTGCCCCTGCTCCTACCCGCTGGAGGCCGTCTACAGCGCTGTTAACCTGCGGGATGAGCGGCAGGGGAAGAGCTTCCGATGGCGGGATGCCAGCGGCCCCAAGGAGCGCCTGGACATCTACAAGCCGACAGCGCGCTTCTGCCTGCGCTCCATGCTCTCCCTCGACAGCACCACCCTGgctgcccagcactgctgctACGACGAGCACGCCCGCCTCATCACCCGCGGCAAGGGGGCCGGCGTCCCCAACCTCATCAGCACCGAGTTCTCCCCGGAGCTGCACTACAAGGTGGACATGCTGCCCTGGATCCTCTGCAAGGGCGACTGGAGCCGCTACCACGCCGTCCGGCCCCCCAACAACGGGCAGCGGTGTGCTGACAACCCCGCCGAGGAGGAGTacctctcccagctgcaggaggcgAAGGAGTACTAG